A single region of the Mycobacterium lentiflavum genome encodes:
- a CDS encoding MFS transporter: protein MVDVLIRPDQRTDAGNIGGSPRARVWTLAVACMGVALVVASMTALNTALGDLAVATSATQSQLNWIVDGYTVALACLLLPAGAIGDRYGRRGALLTGLVVFALGSATPAILHAPTQIIAGRAVAGVGAAFVMPATLSLLTVAYPKDDRMKAVGIWAGTAGSGGVFGLIGSGLLLRFWDWHAIFWSLGIAGLVIFALACTVSPSRDNNAPRIDALGAVLIGAAVAIAVAAILEAPTRGWDDPLVWGGMAAGAVIAALFGFVEFRRRQPLLDVRLFADPNFATGVAAIVVLFGATFGFFYIGMQYVQQIMGYSPLTTAIAFGPFMIPLGIFSALSFWYVPKLGLRLVLFIGTLLMAVGFACMYTLDLHSSYSQFAWPTLILATGIGICTAPTTSAIMGAVPDEKQGVASAVNDTSREMGGALGIAVAGSILAGRYSHELAPQLASFPPAVRGPATDSLAKAVEVAGQLGPQGARLAELSKTAFLSAMHASTIVMAVIVAVISLLIGLWAPGRDGRQLRLVRPARYRRRRAEATADQTIAHPGVHHDGAAR, encoded by the coding sequence ATGGTCGATGTCTTGATCCGGCCTGACCAGCGTACTGATGCAGGGAACATTGGCGGTAGCCCGCGCGCGCGAGTTTGGACCCTGGCGGTCGCCTGCATGGGGGTCGCCCTGGTGGTCGCATCCATGACCGCCCTGAACACCGCGCTGGGTGACCTCGCGGTGGCGACCTCGGCGACGCAGTCGCAGCTGAACTGGATCGTTGACGGATACACCGTGGCGTTGGCCTGCCTGCTGCTGCCGGCCGGGGCGATCGGTGATCGTTACGGCAGACGCGGCGCGCTGCTGACCGGCCTGGTGGTGTTCGCGCTCGGCTCGGCGACGCCGGCGATCTTGCACGCTCCCACGCAAATCATCGCGGGGCGCGCGGTGGCCGGTGTCGGCGCCGCGTTCGTCATGCCCGCGACACTGTCACTGCTGACCGTGGCCTACCCGAAGGACGATCGGATGAAGGCCGTCGGGATCTGGGCCGGAACCGCGGGATCCGGCGGGGTCTTCGGCTTGATCGGATCCGGCCTGCTGCTGCGCTTCTGGGATTGGCACGCGATCTTCTGGTCACTGGGCATCGCCGGGCTGGTGATCTTCGCTCTGGCGTGCACCGTCTCGCCGTCGCGCGACAACAACGCTCCCCGCATCGACGCACTGGGTGCGGTCCTGATCGGTGCGGCCGTCGCGATCGCGGTGGCCGCCATCCTGGAAGCCCCCACTCGCGGCTGGGACGATCCCCTGGTCTGGGGCGGGATGGCCGCCGGGGCGGTCATTGCGGCACTGTTCGGTTTCGTCGAATTCCGCCGGCGGCAACCGCTTCTCGACGTGCGGTTGTTCGCCGACCCTAACTTCGCCACCGGGGTGGCAGCGATCGTCGTTCTGTTCGGCGCGACGTTCGGGTTCTTCTACATCGGCATGCAGTACGTCCAGCAGATCATGGGCTATTCACCGCTGACGACGGCAATTGCCTTCGGCCCCTTCATGATTCCACTGGGCATCTTCTCGGCGTTGTCATTTTGGTATGTGCCGAAGCTAGGGCTGCGGCTGGTGCTGTTCATCGGCACACTGCTGATGGCTGTTGGTTTCGCCTGCATGTACACCCTCGACCTGCACTCGAGTTACTCCCAGTTCGCGTGGCCGACGTTGATTCTGGCCACCGGCATCGGGATCTGCACGGCACCAACGACTTCGGCGATCATGGGCGCGGTTCCCGACGAAAAGCAGGGCGTGGCCTCGGCGGTGAACGACACCTCGCGCGAGATGGGCGGGGCATTGGGCATCGCCGTGGCGGGTTCGATCCTGGCCGGACGCTATTCCCACGAGCTCGCGCCGCAACTGGCGAGCTTCCCGCCGGCGGTGCGGGGCCCGGCCACGGACTCGCTGGCCAAGGCCGTCGAGGTGGCCGGGCAGCTCGGACCGCAAGGAGCCAGGCTTGCCGAGCTGAGCAAGACCGCCTTCCTGTCCGCTATGCATGCGTCAACGATCGTGATGGCCGTGATCGTCGCGGTGATTTCGCTGCTGATCGGGCTGTGGGCACCAGGCCGGGACGGAAGGCAACTGCGCCTGGTGCGCCCGGCCCGGTACCGCCGGCGTCGGGCCGAAGCAACGGCGGATCAGACGATCGCGCACCCGGGCGTCCATCACGACGGGGCCGCTCGGTAG